The region AATCTACATGGCGGTAATTTCTTACAATCTCCATAGGCTCTGGAGTGCAGGGATGCTATAACTTGCAACTTGCGTTAAAACCTATTTCAATACCCCCTGAAACTATTCTGGTTAAAACCCAGTATCCGTGCAAGCTCCCGTCTTTCAGGTTTACCACATGCTCAAGATGCGCTTGCACCGCGTATGTTTTCTTAACCATTACAGAAAACTATGTTATAATAAACGAGGAGGTTTTGCAATGGCTATAACTGTTAGAGTCCCCACGCCGCTGAGAAGAGTAACCAACGGTCAGGGTGAAGTGCAGGTGCAGGCTGGCACCATAAGAGAAGCCATAGAGAAACTTGAAGAGGCATACCCTGGCTTTAAAGAAAGGCTTGTGGACGAGCAGGGTGAGGTAAGAAGGTTTGTGAACCTTTACCTTAACGACGAAGACATAAGATTTCTTAAGGGTCTTGATACAGAACTCAAAGATGGAGATGTTCTCTCTATAGTCCCTGCCATTGCAGGTGGTCAGAGGTAAACCCTTTCCAGATAAAGTAAGAGCTCTTCAAAAAGAGCCATTGCCATTTCTTCCGACGGCATATCCATATTTACCCTCTCCACACCGCCTGTAGATACCACAATCCTCTTTCCCTTTAATTCTACTGTCCTTATATGATAATACGGCACAACAAGGGTTTTCTCGTCAGTCCTGTAAATCAAGTATCTGCTCTCAAGCTCCACCCCCAGCTTTTTGAGGTTTTCCCTTATGCTCTTCATACCAAGCCTGGTGGTATCTTTATGGGGCTATGAAACCTTTCTGGTTCCTCCTTGACCACCATGGCATAGACTCCAAAGCAGTATCTGCCTAGCTCTACGACCCTTCCAACCCTCAAGCCTGCCTCCTCAAGCATAAGACCCACCTCCCATTCAGAATAAACTTCCTCTGGTGGAGGACCCTTGTCCCTCTCTTCCTTTTTCCAGTCTATTATAGCTACATAAGCGAGAGTTTTGCAAACTCTTTTTATCTCCTGCATAAAATCCACAGGGTTCTCAAGCTCATGAAAGACGAAAGCCATAAAGACAAAATCCACCGTGTTTTCTGGTAAAGGTAGACGGTTTTCTTCAGAGGGCAGGACCTCCACGTTGGAAAGTCCAAGGCTTCTGACTTTGTTGCTGGCGTATTCCACAGCGAGTGGCTCTATATCTATAGCATAAACTCTTCCTTCTGGTCCTACGGCCTCCGAAAGATAGGGAAGGTAAAAGCCTGCACCCGTGCCCACGTCAAGCACCCTCATGCCTTTTCTCAGCCCGAACTCTCTGAGGGTCTTCTGGGGGTCAAAAAGCTCAAGCCTGCCTGGGTCGTCCAGCTTCTGAAGTTTTGAGGGGTCAAACTTGTGTCCCATGGAAAAAATTATATGAGCTTTAAAAGCTCTCTTAGCTGTTTTATCTCATCTCTGAGCCTTGCAGCCTTTTCAAACTCCCACTTCTTTGCACACTCCCACATCTCCTTTTCCAGCTTGTTTATACGCTCTATAAGGTCTTCTTCTGAGGATATGCCCTTTGGAAGCTTCACCGGTAGTTTTACATAATCCAGCTCTTCTATTGCCAGCAGTTCTTTTATGGGCTTTACTATGCTCTTTGGTGTTATACCATGCTCCCTGTTATACCTTTCCTGAATCTGCCTTCTTCTGTTGGTTTCTTCTATGGCCCTCCTCATGGACTCGGTGACCCTGTCTGCGTAAAGTATGGCTTTGCCATTGATGTTTCTCGCCGCACGCCCTATGGTCTGTATAAGGGAGGTGTAGCTCCTTAAAAAGCCTTCCTTGTCTGCCTCCAGTATGGCAACAAGAGACACCTCTGGCAGGTCAAGACCCTCTCTCAGAAGGTTTACGCCCACTATTACTTCCACTGCACCTTCCCTCAGCTCCTTTACCACCTTCGCCCTTTCTATGGCATCCAGGTCTGAGTGCATATATTTTGCCTTTATACCCCTTTCGTTAAGGTATTCTGCAACCTCCTCCGCAAGCCTCTTTGTGGTGGTAAGCACAAGAGCCCTTTCCTTCCTTTTTCTTCTCTCCCCGATTTCCCTTATCAGGTCCTCAATCTGGTTTCTCGTGGGACGCACCTCTACCACAGGGTCAAGAAGTCCCGTGGGTCTCACGATTTGTTCCACCATTATGCCCTTGCTTCTCTGAACTTCCCATTCTCCCGGAGTTGCAGACATGTATATGACCTGGTTGAGTTTCTGCAGAAACTCTTCAAACTTGAGGGGTCTGTTGTCAAGGGCGGAGGGCAGTCTCCAGCCATACTCCACCAGCTTTTCCTTTCTTGACCTGTCTCCGTTATACATGGCTCTTACCTGCGGTATGGTCACATGGGACTCATCCACTACAAGGAGGAAGTCATCGGGAAAATAGTCAAGGAGCGTAAAGGGAGGTTCTCCTGGCTTTCTGCCATCAAAGTATCTGGAGTAGTTCTCTATACCCTTACAGTGCCCGAGCTCTCTTATCATCTCCATATCATGCATGGTTCTCTGATATAGTCTCTGGGCTTCCACCATCCTGCCCTGAGATTTGAACCACTCCACTCTTTCCTTGAGGTCTTTCTCTATCTGCTGGAGGGCTTCTTCTATTGTGTCTCTTGGTGCTACGTAGTGGCTTGCGGGGAAGAGCACCACCTTTTTAAGGTCTTTTATCTTATGCCTGTTGAGGGCATCCATCAGCTCTATGGACTCTATTTCATCATCCCAGAACTCTACCCTGATGAGCTGGTCTTCCATATCAGATGGCACCACTTCAAGGGCATTACCCTTTACTGCAAAGGTCGCCCTTCTTATAGCGTAGTCGCTGCGCTCATAGCCTATCTCCACTAGCTTTCTTGTAAGCCTGCTCAGGCTCAGCCTCTGTCCCACTTCAAGGGAAACTCTCATTGAGTAGTAAGCCTCCGGAGAGCCAAGGCCGTATATGCAGGAAACTGAGGCGACCACGATAACGTCCCTGCGTTCAAGCACGGACACGGTGGCTGAGTGCCTGTATCTTTCCAGAATCTCGTTGATGCTGGCGTCCTTCTCAATGTAGAGGTCCTTTTCGGGTATGTATGCCTCTGGCTGGTAGTAATCGTAGTAGGAGATAAAGTATTCCACCGCATTGTCTGGAAAGAGCTCTTTCAGCTCCCGATAGAGCTGTGCGGCCAGTATTTTGTTGTGGGCTATTATAAGGGTCGGCTTTCCGTGTTTTTCAATGACGTTGGCTATGGTGAAGGTTTTGCCTGTGCCTGTGGCACCCAGAAGCACCTGCTCCTTTACCCCAGACTCAAGGTTTTCCAGTAGCTCCCTTATAGCTCCCGGCTGGTCGCCGGCGGGTTGGAGGTCTGTTTTTATACTAAACCCCGACAGGGTTTTCATAACTTATCATAATTTAAACCGCTCCGTTGGCCTTGACCACATAAATCGCCGTGCCATTCTCTGGCACTCGTCAGACAGGGCAAGAATGCCGTCAGCAAGTTATAATTTAGACCCGTGAAAATACTGATTCTTACCGAAGGCTCTTCTCATATAGGCCACGGACACATCACTAGGTGTCTTTCCCTTTATGAAGCCTTCTCAGTATACGGTCAGAAGCCTTTTATGTTAGTGGCCGGAGACGGCTCGGTGGAGGGGGTTTTGAGAGGGGTAAACCATCGCATTTTTGACTGGCACGGGCGGTGGAAGGAGGTGAGGGATATCCTGAAAGACTATCACCTCGTTGTGGTTGACTCTTACATTGCGGGGAGAGAAATCTACGAAGACATATCCGGCTCTGCAAGGCTCGGGCTGTTCATAGACGACTACAAAAGGCTTGATTACCCACCAGGTGTTGTGCTCAACGGCGGAGTTTACGCAGAAGAGCTCTGCTATCCCGAAAGGACTGGGGTCAGATACCTTCTTGGACCAAAATACATACCCCTCAGAAGTGCCTTCTGGAAGATAGGGAAAAAAGCCATAAGAAAAAGGCTTAGAAGGGTTCTCATAACCTTTGGTGGGGACGACACCAGAAACATGACGCCACGGGTAGTCAATCTTCTTCTGGAAACCAGAAAAGACTTAGAGCTCTTTGTGGTTGTAGGCAAGGGCTTTGGCAACAAAGATGGCATTTACAGGTTCAGGCATGAAGGGGTAAAGATTTTTGAAGGTCTGTCTGCGGAGGGTATGAGGGATATAATGCTTTCTGTGGACGTAGCCATAAGCGCCGGCGGTCAAACAACCTACGAGCTTGCAAGAACTGGCACGCCTACCATTCTCGTTGCGGTCGCCGAAAATCAACTTCTAAACTGCAAGGGCTGGGAAAAGCAGGGCTCTGCCCTCTACGCCGGCTGGTGGGAGGAGAAGGTGCTTATGGAGAACTTGCTTTCTGCCCTTAACAGGCTTGCGGACTGGAACTTGAGAAAAGAAATGTCCAGAAGGGGCAGGAGGCTGGTGGACGGCAGAGGTGCTCTGAGAGTTGCCAGAGAGCTTTTGAGAACATATGATTATAAACATGGAGCAAGCAGAGCTTCAAAAGAGCTATACCATAAGAACCTTCCACGACATAGTATCAGCCCTGAAAGAAAACCCGGCCTGGCTTGAAGAACTCAGAATGCTCATACTCACCACAGAGCTGGTTGAACTGCCAAAGAAGTTTGAAGAGTTTGCGAAAGAGGTCAGGGAAAGATTTGACAGACTGGAAAAGGAAGTTGCATATCTAAAGGAAAAAAGCCAGAGCACGGAGCAGAAACTGGAAGAGGTCAAGAGTGATACTGAAAATCTAAAGACAAATATGGCAGTGGTGAAGGAGGATGTGGATACTCTCAAAACCGATATGACTGTGGTAAGAAAGGATATAGAATTCCTAAAGGGGGAACTGCAAATTGTAAAAACTGACGTTGCGGAGCTCAAAGGGGACAACCTTGAAAGGAAGGTAAGAGAGAGGGCCGGTGCTTATCTTGGCAGGCACTTCAGGTATTCGGAAGTTATAGACTTAAATGCCTTTGTGAGAAAACTTGACGAAGCAGAAGACAGTAGTATCATAACCGCAAAGGAAAGGGAAGATGCCCTTGAGCTTGACGCAGTGGTAAAGGCTAAAATAAAAGAAACAAGGCAGGATGTTATGCTTGCCATAGAAGTATCTTACTCAGTTCACGCAGAGGATGCAGAAAGAGCCATGAGGGGAGCCCAAACCGTCCAGAAAGTCTACAACATGACCACCCTGCCTGTAGTTATAGGCGTGAACGTGAGTAAAAACCCTTGCAGAAAAATACAGGGATGTGGTTTTTATAAAGCTCGCTCGCTCGCAGGATTAATCATCCCCATCACGATAACATCTTTCCACCTGCCATCCTTGAACACAAACTCCCTGAGCCTGCCCTCCTCCACAAAGCCCATCCTTTTGTAAAAATTTGTAGCCCTCTCGTTGTCCTCTATAACCTCCAGCTTGAGAGTGTGAAGTCCTGCCACCTCAAAGGCAAGACTTATGGCTGACCTTTCAAGAATCAGCCCCGCACCGTGTATCTTTTCCTCAGGGTTTGCGTAGATGCCAAAGTAGGCATTGCGGTTGTGAAGGTCCACTTTATTTAGATAAATGACACCGATTAACTTACCCTCTGAGCATACCAGATAGTAAAAGTTCCTTTTATCTCTTTTCAGGTTTTCTACAAACTCCTTGTGTTCCTCCACGCTTATTTCATGGTCCGTATACATCCACCTTCTAACCTCTGGATGGTTTCTCCACCTCCTGACCATCTCCCTCTCTTCTTCAGTCAGGTTCACAAAGTTTTTCAGAAGAACTTTTCCAAGCTCTATATCTCTCCTTAAGCTCTCTGATGGGCGTGTCCCATCCCTTTTCTCTGATGAAAGGTTCAAAGATTGCGTATTCTCTCCTGTAGTGCACTGACCCCCCCCGTGTTGCTTAAGTGGCTTGATTTCCATATTTTTTATTCTATCCCAGTTTTCTTTAAAAAGTTTCTGAATCTCTCTGTGAAGTTTCAGGTATGAGCTCCTGAGGGTTTCTTTTTCCTCATCAATGAAGACCTCCCTCTGCAGGAGAATGTCCCCTGTGTCCACGCCCTCGTCAACAAGGTGAATGGTAACCCCCTTGGGCGTATCCTCCAGAAAGCTCCAGACGTTGGGATACGCTCCCCTGTTGTAAGGCAAAAAGGATATATGCAGGTTTATTATCCTTGGACAGTATGCACGAACCACATCTCTGGGTATTATGTGCTTGTAGTTGTAGCTTATTATGAAGTCTGGGCTTATAGATTTCATATACTCAAGGTTCACCTGCTCTTCTGTGTATACTACATCCTCTACTATTTCTTTCAACCACTCAAAAAGCTCTAAGCTGTGCTGGTTTCCGCCAAGGAAAAGGATTTTCATAGTATTTTCCTCACCAGTTTAAAGCCTTCAGCATATTCACAACCTACCTGCATGCCCCTCAATTTTGCTAAATATTCTATTCCTTCTATGGACCTTGGATGGGGGTATTGCCTCAATTCACTCCTGTAGCATTGCATTGCCTCAATTTTCTTCCTGATGTGCTTCTCTGAAAGCGTAAAGTATGTGTCTGGTTGAAAACTGACTGGGTAAGCCCATTCTGTGGAGGATAGAACTTCACAGGAGTATATCTCTTTTACAGAACTACCCGGCTGAGGCCTCGTAGCCGTTAGCACGGCTCTGTAAGTTATCTGATGGTCTATGTTCAGGTCTCCTCCGTGATGGGTGAAAATTATTTCCGGTTTTATCTCCTCTATTACTTTTTCCACTGTTTTTACGATATCAAGCAAAGGGACGCTATCAAACCTGTTGTCCGGAAAATCACAGAATATTACTTTTTTAACACCCAGTAATCTGTTAGCCATTAAAGCATCTTCTCTGAGAGCTTCAAGCTCCACCTTTCTTGTCTTTGGCTCTCTTTTCTCATCCCTTGACGTTATACCTTCTCCAAGTATCAGAGTATAAACCTCATTGCCCTCTTCAGAAAACTTTGCAACTGTTCCCCCGCAACCGAGAACTTCATCGTCTGGATGTGCAATGATTAACAAAATACCTGAACTATGAGTCATCTTCTATAACCTCAAACCTGCCTACTACTTTATCTACTTTTAGAACTGCCTCAGTAAACTCTATTTTTAGTTTCCCCAATTTTATAAATGCCTTTGGATAATCTTCTGCATCAAGCATGCGTATAAAATCGTAGAAATCCTCTAAATTACTTATGTTCGCATCTAATATGTTGCTATTCTCTGGTTTTAGCCTTCTATATATGCTTCCTTTGCCTTCTTGCTTATAAGGCGTGATGTTACATTCAATAATTGTAGGTATCATGCTAAAGAAAATAATATTAGATATCTTTATAAACAACTCTTCTGCTGTGCCTAATTCCAACCAGATATCATGCTTTAAAAAGATATCTCCTTCATCAATGCCCCCTGATATCCTAAAGGCTGTAATTTTTGTTCTATAAATTTTTCTAATTATATGGTTTTGTAAAGGGCTCCCGCCTCTGCCTTCAGGCAAATCTCCTATATGAAACCCTATGCAATTATATTTAGTGTATAGCCACTCTGGGATCATCCAAGACCAGTGCGGGAAGAATACATAATCTGGATTAAGACTGTATAGCATATCTTCATTTAGGTCTTCAGGTTTTTCAACTATATGAGTTTGATATTTGTCTTTATATAAGTCTCTAAATCTTAAGGCATTTTTGACATTCCATCTTCTTATAGTAGCAATCAGAACCTTTTTCATAGTATATTTGTCTTATATAGTAGAGATATCTGCTTTTCCAACGCAAAACTTGTTCCATTCTTCATAATCCTTTTCATACTCTCCATACCCATGGCTAAAGTTTGCACCCGAATAGTATACTATAAGCTCACCCGTATTTTTCATCAATGGCTGGTTAGCAGTAGTTATCATTCCACAATCCCACTCTCCTTCTTCTCCAAGGGGTATGATAGGCTCATCAGAGACAAGCTCCCATTTTCTGCAGTCTTTGCTATAAGCAAGGTAGACCTCAATCTTCCCGTCGTGGGTGCCTCTGGGTATCTCATGGTCTATCATAAAAAGCCACAGAAAACCAAGGTAGTGGTCTTTATAGTTAAAGGGGCACAGCCCATAAAAGTCTGCCCATTTGAAGCCTCTCTTCTGGGCTATTCTGTCCTCCCTTTCTAAGGGTATCCATACAGTCCTTGGTTTGCTCCAGTTGAGGAAGTCTTTGCTTGTGGACATGCCCACACACCGGCGGGTTCTTCCCTGTGGGTCTATCTTGTAGGTCTTTACCATAGCTCTGTAGACCTTCTTCTTTTCGTCATAAAAAACCGGTGCCACATCGCTATACCAGACCTTTCTGGTCTTTTTGTTGGGAAACTTGAGCAGAGGGATAACTGGGTTTTTATCGTATTCTACAAAGTTTATTCCATCCTTTGAAAAGACAACACAGTAGCCCCTGTCTGTGTAGCCAAAGAGCTTGTAGGGATACTCGTCCTCTGGTATGTATATCACTGAGGGTATGTGGTAGTTTGCCACCACATTGCTCATACACTCCAGGGACTGGGTTTTGTGGTAGAAGTCAAGGACTTTGCCCTCCACCTCCACGGTGGGATACAGATGGGGCAGGCTCTCTTTGAGGGGTCTTATGAGGGGCTTTTGCCAGTGGATACCATCGGTGGACTCCGCAAGGCATACAAAAAAGCCTATCCCATCCACATAGCTCTGATAATACATCCTGAGCCTGTCGGGAAGCTCTATTACTGAGCCGTAAAGGTAGGTATGCTTTTCTTCCCATGGGTATTGGGGACACAGGACGGGTCTGGGGTATTTTTCAGCCCTGAGCATGCACCTCCTCAAAGTTCAGAATATCCATATACTCCCATTCCCTGAAAGCCATGGCGTAGATGCCTGCCTGAGACAGGAGCCTGATAAAACCCTCGCTGAAGCTAAGACTGCCCATGATGAGAATTAACTCTTTGTCCGCATACTCAGGGAAGTATTGCAAGAACCTTTTTGCCTTTTCTTTGAACTCCTCTATGTGCTTTTCTCTCGGTGTGGTCTTGACCTCAAGGAGAAAAACCTGCTTTTCACACACCGCAAAGGCGTCAAACTCTTCGTATATGCCCTTTTTTCTGTTTTCGTAAACCACCCTGAGATACGCCCTTTCAGGCTCACACTGGAAGTATTTCCTGACCACAGGCTTGAAAGCTGGAAATACAATATCCTCCACTATGGTTCCCATCTTATTCGCAATCTCACCCCAGCGTTTGTTTAATTCCCTTAGCTCTTTCCTGTGTTCCTCCCTATACTCCTCTATCTTGCGGTCTGTTTCTGCCGTATACCTTATAACCCATTTTTTAAAGTCCGCCATCTCTTCAATGAGGTATTCCATCAACCTCTCAAGCCTGTCAACTCTTTCCTCTACCTTTTCCATCTTAAATC is a window of Aquificaceae bacterium DNA encoding:
- a CDS encoding PIG-L family deacetylase, which translates into the protein MTHSSGILLIIAHPDDEVLGCGGTVAKFSEEGNEVYTLILGEGITSRDEKREPKTRKVELEALREDALMANRLLGVKKVIFCDFPDNRFDSVPLLDIVKTVEKVIEEIKPEIIFTHHGGDLNIDHQITYRAVLTATRPQPGSSVKEIYSCEVLSSTEWAYPVSFQPDTYFTLSEKHIRKKIEAMQCYRSELRQYPHPRSIEGIEYLAKLRGMQVGCEYAEGFKLVRKIL
- a CDS encoding ubiquitin-like small modifier protein 1 is translated as MAITVRVPTPLRRVTNGQGEVQVQAGTIREAIEKLEEAYPGFKERLVDEQGEVRRFVNLYLNDEDIRFLKGLDTELKDGDVLSIVPAIAGGQR
- the uvrB gene encoding excinuclease ABC subunit UvrB: MKTLSGFSIKTDLQPAGDQPGAIRELLENLESGVKEQVLLGATGTGKTFTIANVIEKHGKPTLIIAHNKILAAQLYRELKELFPDNAVEYFISYYDYYQPEAYIPEKDLYIEKDASINEILERYRHSATVSVLERRDVIVVASVSCIYGLGSPEAYYSMRVSLEVGQRLSLSRLTRKLVEIGYERSDYAIRRATFAVKGNALEVVPSDMEDQLIRVEFWDDEIESIELMDALNRHKIKDLKKVVLFPASHYVAPRDTIEEALQQIEKDLKERVEWFKSQGRMVEAQRLYQRTMHDMEMIRELGHCKGIENYSRYFDGRKPGEPPFTLLDYFPDDFLLVVDESHVTIPQVRAMYNGDRSRKEKLVEYGWRLPSALDNRPLKFEEFLQKLNQVIYMSATPGEWEVQRSKGIMVEQIVRPTGLLDPVVEVRPTRNQIEDLIREIGERRKRKERALVLTTTKRLAEEVAEYLNERGIKAKYMHSDLDAIERAKVVKELREGAVEVIVGVNLLREGLDLPEVSLVAILEADKEGFLRSYTSLIQTIGRAARNINGKAILYADRVTESMRRAIEETNRRRQIQERYNREHGITPKSIVKPIKELLAIEELDYVKLPVKLPKGISSEEDLIERINKLEKEMWECAKKWEFEKAARLRDEIKQLRELLKLI
- the pseH gene encoding UDP-4-amino-4,6-dideoxy-N-acetyl-beta-L-altrosamine N-acetyltransferase — protein: MKILFLGGNQHSLELFEWLKEIVEDVVYTEEQVNLEYMKSISPDFIISYNYKHIIPRDVVRAYCPRIINLHISFLPYNRGAYPNVWSFLEDTPKGVTIHLVDEGVDTGDILLQREVFIDEEKETLRSSYLKLHREIQKLFKENWDRIKNMEIKPLKQHGGGQCTTGENTQSLNLSSEKRDGTRPSESLRRDIELGKVLLKNFVNLTEEEREMVRRWRNHPEVRRWMYTDHEISVEEHKEFVENLKRDKRNFYYLVCSEGKLIGVIYLNKVDLHNRNAYFGIYANPEEKIHGAGLILERSAISLAFEVAGLHTLKLEVIEDNERATNFYKRMGFVEEGRLREFVFKDGRWKDVIVMGMINPASERAL
- a CDS encoding glycosyltransferase, translating into MKILILTEGSSHIGHGHITRCLSLYEAFSVYGQKPFMLVAGDGSVEGVLRGVNHRIFDWHGRWKEVRDILKDYHLVVVDSYIAGREIYEDISGSARLGLFIDDYKRLDYPPGVVLNGGVYAEELCYPERTGVRYLLGPKYIPLRSAFWKIGKKAIRKRLRRVLITFGGDDTRNMTPRVVNLLLETRKDLELFVVVGKGFGNKDGIYRFRHEGVKIFEGLSAEGMRDIMLSVDVAISAGGQTTYELARTGTPTILVAVAENQLLNCKGWEKQGSALYAGWWEEKVLMENLLSALNRLADWNLRKEMSRRGRRLVDGRGALRVARELLRTYDYKHGASRASKELYHKNLPRHSISPERKPGLA
- a CDS encoding class I SAM-dependent methyltransferase, encoding MGHKFDPSKLQKLDDPGRLELFDPQKTLREFGLRKGMRVLDVGTGAGFYLPYLSEAVGPEGRVYAIDIEPLAVEYASNKVRSLGLSNVEVLPSEENRLPLPENTVDFVFMAFVFHELENPVDFMQEIKRVCKTLAYVAIIDWKKEERDKGPPPEEVYSEWEVGLMLEEAGLRVGRVVELGRYCFGVYAMVVKEEPERFHSPIKIPPGLV